From one Gadus morhua chromosome 8, gadMor3.0, whole genome shotgun sequence genomic stretch:
- the mapre2 gene encoding microtubule-associated protein RP/EB family member 2 isoform X2, giving the protein MAVNVYSTSITQETMSRHDITAWVNDILSLNYTKVEQLSSGAAYCQFMDLLFPGCVSLKKVKFQAKLEHEYIHNWKVLQASFKRVNVDKIIPVEKLVKGRFQDNLDFIQWFKRFFDANYDGKEYDPVQARQGQDAIPPPDPGEQIFNLPKKSLHAASSPTAGVSRPTCTIAKSVTPSSRPSSAKKIPGPSTPAKGEKELEVQVTLLNEQMSTLKLALEGVEKERDFYFSKLREVEVLCQEQGEENAPFVDRLMEVLYSADEQEGAGELAEGDGEEADPQLAQEEVPDDQAEQDEY; this is encoded by the exons ATGGCGGTCAACGTATATTCTACCTCAATAACCCAGGAGACTATGAGCAGGCATGACATAACTGCCTGGGTTAATGATATTCTGAGCCTAAACTACACAAAAGTGGAGCAGCTGTCATCAG GAGCGGCCTACTGCCAGTTCATGGATTTACTTTTTCCTGGCTGCGTCAGTCTTAAGAAGGTCAAGTTCCAAGCTAAACTGGAGCATGAGTACATCCACAATTGGAAAGTGTTGCAGGCCTCATTTAAAAGGGTGAATGTGGACAAG attATTCCCGTAGAGAAGCTGGTCAAGGGGAGGTTTCAGGACAACCTGGACTTCATCCAGTGGTTCAAGAGGTTTTTCGACGCGAACTACGACGGTAAAGAGTACGACCCGGTGCAGGCCAGGCAGGGTCAGGACGCCATCCCCCCTCCCGACCCTGGAGAGCAGATCTTCAACCTGCCCAAGAAGTCCCTCCACGCAGCCAGCTCCCCCACAGCAG GAGTCTCCAGGCCCACTTGTACTATAGCTAAGTCCGTAACACCGTCATCTAGACCCTCGTCTGCCAAAAAGATCCCTGGGCCGTCCACCCCGGCCAAGGGAGAGAAGGAACTGGAGGTCCAGGTCACACTTCTGAATGAACAG ATGAGTACACTGAAGCTGGCGTTGGAAGGGGTGGAGAAGGAGCGAGACTTCTACTTCAGCAAACTGCGCGAGGTGGAGGTGCTATGCCAGGAGCAAGGGGAGGAGAACGCCCCCTTTGTGGACCGACTGATGGAGGTCCTCTACTCTGCAGACGAACAG GAGGGGGCCGGGGAGCTGGCTGAGGGGGACGGAGAAGAGGCCGACCCACAGCTGGCCCAGGAGGAGGTACCAGACGACCAGGCAGAACAGGATGAATACTGA
- the mapre2 gene encoding microtubule-associated protein RP/EB family member 2 isoform X1 yields the protein MPGPTQVLSPNGENNNDMVQDNGSNIIPYRKNTVRGERAYSWGMAVNVYSTSITQETMSRHDITAWVNDILSLNYTKVEQLSSGAAYCQFMDLLFPGCVSLKKVKFQAKLEHEYIHNWKVLQASFKRVNVDKIIPVEKLVKGRFQDNLDFIQWFKRFFDANYDGKEYDPVQARQGQDAIPPPDPGEQIFNLPKKSLHAASSPTAGVSRPTCTIAKSVTPSSRPSSAKKIPGPSTPAKGEKELEVQVTLLNEQMSTLKLALEGVEKERDFYFSKLREVEVLCQEQGEENAPFVDRLMEVLYSADEQEGAGELAEGDGEEADPQLAQEEVPDDQAEQDEY from the exons ATGCCTGGTCCCACCCAAGTACTTTCCCCAAATGGAGAGAACAACAACGACATGGTCCAGGACAACGGATCCAACATCATTCCCTACAGAAAGAACACAGTGCGAGGAGAGCGCGCCTACAG TTGGGGGATGGCGGTCAACGTATATTCTACCTCAATAACCCAGGAGACTATGAGCAGGCATGACATAACTGCCTGGGTTAATGATATTCTGAGCCTAAACTACACAAAAGTGGAGCAGCTGTCATCAG GAGCGGCCTACTGCCAGTTCATGGATTTACTTTTTCCTGGCTGCGTCAGTCTTAAGAAGGTCAAGTTCCAAGCTAAACTGGAGCATGAGTACATCCACAATTGGAAAGTGTTGCAGGCCTCATTTAAAAGGGTGAATGTGGACAAG attATTCCCGTAGAGAAGCTGGTCAAGGGGAGGTTTCAGGACAACCTGGACTTCATCCAGTGGTTCAAGAGGTTTTTCGACGCGAACTACGACGGTAAAGAGTACGACCCGGTGCAGGCCAGGCAGGGTCAGGACGCCATCCCCCCTCCCGACCCTGGAGAGCAGATCTTCAACCTGCCCAAGAAGTCCCTCCACGCAGCCAGCTCCCCCACAGCAG GAGTCTCCAGGCCCACTTGTACTATAGCTAAGTCCGTAACACCGTCATCTAGACCCTCGTCTGCCAAAAAGATCCCTGGGCCGTCCACCCCGGCCAAGGGAGAGAAGGAACTGGAGGTCCAGGTCACACTTCTGAATGAACAG ATGAGTACACTGAAGCTGGCGTTGGAAGGGGTGGAGAAGGAGCGAGACTTCTACTTCAGCAAACTGCGCGAGGTGGAGGTGCTATGCCAGGAGCAAGGGGAGGAGAACGCCCCCTTTGTGGACCGACTGATGGAGGTCCTCTACTCTGCAGACGAACAG GAGGGGGCCGGGGAGCTGGCTGAGGGGGACGGAGAAGAGGCCGACCCACAGCTGGCCCAGGAGGAGGTACCAGACGACCAGGCAGAACAGGATGAATACTGA